The DNA sequence gctaaaggttactctcaacaagagggtattgattatgatgaagcatttgcactagttgctagattagaagccataaggatctttttggcttatgctactcgcaagaagtttaaagtctttcaaatggatgtgaaaagtgcttttctcaatagagaattggaagaagaggtatatgttgaacaacctctaggctttgtagattctaaatttcccaatcatgtctacaggcttgacaaagcactttatggccttaaacaagctccaagagcatggtatgagactttagctcaattccttctggaaagtggatttcacagaggcacaattgacaagactttattatacctcaaccatggaaaggacttacttttggtacagatatatgttggtgatatcatatttggttctactaattccaaacagtgtgagaagtttgcaaagctaatacagtcaagatatcaaatgagtatgatgggagaactcacctattttatgggccttcaagtcaagcaaactaaagaaggcacttttatctgtcaatccaagtatacccgaaatttactgaagaaatttggaatgcaagattgttcaactgcatccactcccatggccactgcaactaagttagattagaatactggtaaatcagtagatattactaactacagaggtatgattggctcattactctatctaactgcaagtagacctgatatcatatatgatacatgtctttgtgcaagatttcggGCTGATTCAAGAGAACCTCTCTTATTAgttatgaaaagaattttcaagtaccttaagggtatagctgatctaggattatggtatcctagggaatccgactttaagctaattggttactcagatgtagattttgcaggatgcaaaattgacaggaaaggcactagtggaagctgccaatttcttagaggcaaattggtttcttgatttagcaagaaacaaaagtcaatttccacatcaactgcaaaagcagaatatatttctgcaggaagctgttgtgcacagtttctttggatgaagaattagttactggattatgggttagaattttctaaaatccctatctACTATGATAATTAAAgttctattgctatgacaggtaatccagttcaacactcaatgacaaagcacatcggCATTAGGTATcatttataagggaacatgtggatgaaggtacagtggtATTGCATTTGTTCCAACAGATCGACAGCTAGCAGATATcatcacaaaaccactatgtgaagctacttttataagattggtaaatgaacttggaatggtttcaggttctttctctaaatctgcttagtttttgttctcatgcatcagactttatgatcagtgtttacagattgtattatctatatgtaatatgtgcttaatttgaaaattcattaaatgctgattgttatctgatgtggatttatatactctgataagtgtttgaatattctgtgactattcaatccaatgaggatagcTGTGCTCGATGCTAACCTAGtaatctttaacatactagaaatcctatgttttaattagttgtttatgaggaaactcattaacacaagcagattctgatattgagctttgTCAAGTTTActtatgtatcttattactaagtcacaaactagattcttatttcttatctgtcaaattctaatgtcagtaaatcttaagaatgaactaagtgctgataagcctcacttatcaaaagaaaagaaaagaaaagaaaataataaaagtcaggtactcctttgagatctagagtaaaaatgtggaagggaagacccaagtgcattgctggtattaagtaatatgcattagaaaagcaaatatttttcttggtgacttttcacactctatgattactggagaaatactttgataacagcataaattctaataagcaatcgtgactcacactgagaagcctttgtaaaaaggaatttcaaaagatgcataaaatgagcacaaacatttgaggtggactcatgcataaatttgttctatagtagacatcatgattgatgacagattttaaacatttttcttagttatgccttatttctaagatgtactgaagttgatcagactttaatctttatctgatattttgctcactttcactccatatgaatgatgaaaattactgtggtgattaagttgttttgacaaacagttaagtgtcatttgcataacttatgaggacaagttcttatggaagttcttatgattaaactctgaagaaaacaagtcagtatttgtatgaagaatcacagaaaaataaattcactatttgagtacagaaaacatgttctgatgactgttaaaatatgatataagttaagttctgatattaaatcttgatggaatccttgatgcttacgtgacatttttctttacttgacttatttgtggttaaatttgaaacagtcatatttaaatcagaataaaattggggtgagataaaaatagtcataattattatgggttagtggttaacatgtatgtcttgaaaaactgcatgagcacagtaattgttaattatttcccgtgcccattacctcttgctttagatcttttactgactgttattattacacatcagtctagggagtcgagggatcattatttttacttgtaattgttaaacactcctcgcgtcccttggtattccattgcctatttaaatgactgatcattcatcagtaaaatcacatttgttcatttctctcaaacaattgctcattttagttggttttactgctatggcacagaaactgtgaccatttttcgaaatggaattccgactctaTATCCTATCAACAGCATTCCATTCGACATCTGGAATCAACTTTCGAGCAATATTAAAAATGATCTgctgtctttccaaagagaagttcatcttgtattcttaaacagcaggagcaaatcattcgtattgttgttctatttgttgaaaataggaagaagaattaattgtcatTCATTCGTTACACatcaccgtcagctttgtcagtcttcttagactaggactaaggctgttgatgttaagaattttaggataggactatcttgtaatttttgcatgtaattcataaatttcatgaaatgtactcatctgatatattaatgaaatttcctttaattgcaagatttgttctttgtttctcaaattatatgactgtgcatgtgttaattgcaatttgttaatctttacttcataatttttaactttatcatgtgatgaatgttttgatttaaaaatggtcaataataaattttgatgatttaaggaaataattgaagcacgagttcatgcatctgaacctgtgataattgaagctgagaatgttacttctcagaaagaaacagcagctcaaagttctgatactttgaaaaggaaatttgtaaattctgatgctgctgaagcaactccttcatgGGCAAGGaaattgaagaaaatgaaggcaaggaggtatttggctaaggctatatcagaagatactgaagaagctgaggaaggggatcaggaatctctgatctcacaagaaccaattatcattgaagcccttccagctcaagccaaagacactgttAATGACACAGTTCTTACCCCGCCTGTCTCTCTTATTAAAGCTATAAATGATGCTAAAGAAaaaactgataattctgaaatagatattcataatttgaatatacctgatgttctttatctggaagctccatctacatcaaagacaccagctctggagataaattctgttgatcagaatttagatgatgttattccagaatctccagttgcttcacacactgttgagctatcagaatagaatgagtcttcctcaagttctgatgacagtgtttctgttgagactccagtacctactctgggcaaggaagaattggtgaagaaatttgttgaaagggaagcacctattccttgggaggatactcacagaggtgttgagtggaccaagaagtggaatgaattagattttattccatgttctaaagttctgacagagcatattacAAAGGCTGttgagttgctcacaaatgctgattttaagacacaactcaagatcacagctctgtctacacAACATCTTCAAGTTCTACatactgctactcatgaaaaggttgatatactcagagaacaagctgataagctcgatCAAGTGCTCAAGCTTGAAAAAAATAGGTATATCatacctatttctgaaaaagttgcagccattAAGAAAACTTAAGAGAAATAACAGGCCCAAATTGttgaggttctggttaatcaagttctcagaaagctcaattggatgaaatccaatcttcagttgaactttttctttctctcttacttcctgatgatgccaaagagggggagaaggtagttaagtccaaatgctcacctactcaagaactgaagaaaaaggatgataaaggtgatgaccatggaaactctgaaaagatcagaggtcaaagaaaagttcaaggaaaatcttctattcagaacaagtcaagttctgatgttgtgaatgctcaaagactgaagtcaagtggtgataagcaaagtctgatgtcaagttctgatattcggattcagtcaggatctgaagtctctcagaagtttttgcaaactctgaagttaaaggggaagcagactacgGTTTAtaacaaagatcctaaaatccagacacttgatgaggatatagcaagaagattatttctgaaacacaatccaggaatggatttagaaactctcaaggaggaagaagctagatttgctgctgagaagacaaatcctaagtctacagcttctaatgcaaagaaacctccaaggccaaaggaaaagtgcattgtgatcaaggaaaagtcaaattctgaaacttcaaagttcaagactagatcataGAATAAGAGTAATCttaaagacaaagggaaaggaaaaattgatgagcaaaccaagtcactggacttgaaaacttctcaagatctgatgaaaccagtgtgtaaaatgcttcaagtatctgatgataatcttgttgaagatgaaactgttcaaattctgaaaagaagaaagataagtgaagattctaaaataacctctgacactgctcaagttgttgttcagaataaaggacaggacagtacagaagaaacaacaaattctgatcaatctatcaagacatcaactgctgatagtgctcaagttgatttaaataaattgacaattgctgataagaagaagctgttatggaagaaagctactccagttgaactaAAATCtaatcttatgattaatcaacttgctacatttgagttgaaatccaagcaacctagagatagagctggattaggttctggcgaagagaagattcaaacaggagtagaggttactctaagagatcctttcatattgacagacaaaccatatgaacaaatcaaataaagGCACCATGACAAGGTGTTGTATGCTCAAGttatgatagatgctcatgataaaaagaatatgaaagagaaattaatcttatttctcaatgatggaaggacttatagattaactgattctgatgtattaaagaagtctatcagagaacttcaacatattcattatcttctggaagtaaaatctgatgtacaagaagatggtcagaatatattttgaaggctgtaagagatctattcagaatctctgctacaaagacttctcattacagtctaatgattactgaaggtgatggaagagaaattcctatgctgaagaattctgctaaggtggaagttattttgaaaggaagatgcttatatTATAATGAAAACTATTCACATCATAAGGTTACCAGACTTGGTggtggacttgaaagaacatccacGCAAGCTCttagaacagccatttatcaaattggtgatagtaatgAAGAAGAACTGGTGCAGGTCAAAGCacttttgttaagaatcattatggattcagattgattcagtgatgttggtaaagctggatgttttgtaagttgtaatttatagtcttattaaactcttattgcatttgaacttaaatgtttttgacatcatcaaatatattaacttgtatattcttgcataattagaagttgggggagattgttggatatatttgagatgtcatgtctaatatgtttcatgtttagttttcagatcttaactaacaggaaatatcagtacttactggaatcaggacttactggaagtcaggactttaGGATATCaagacttagattatcagaagataatataagaagatggatatcagaacttaagtactggaggactaacagttaaggaagaaagttgattcacaggaaagaagatcgagactaatacaagaagaagatatgcatggaaagagttcgaggactagaagaattatataagatatctggttgatatattttaggagacagaattatattccatatcaactagaagttatcttgtaactgtgtgtctatataaacacagacataggtttactctataagagttacgatcatcgagaagatcatatattgtaacctagcagctctcgtgatatttgttcatcactgagaaagaacagttccattgtaacagagtttgttctatcgaatacatttgttttctgttacttgtgctttaaatcgatttgattgtattctacactgtattcaacccccttctacagtgttgtgcgacctaacaagaacttaagtactggaggactaacagttaaggaaggaagctgatttacaggaaagaagatcgagacaaatacaaaaagaagatatacatggaaaaagttagaggacttaaagacttgtataagatatctgattgatatattttaggagacaaagttatattccatatcaattagaagttatcttgtaactgagtactatataaatacagacataggtttacactatatgtgttatcattatcgagaagatcaaacattgtaacctagcagctctcgtgatatttctCGTGATACTCGTTAATATTTTATAGATTTTATagttttaatatttatattattaaaattataataaaattatattttcagtTAAGATTATATAGTGTATGAAGGTTGAGATTTGAAATATTAACTTTATTAGTATGTTTATAAATGATAATATAAAAGTTTGTTGTTAGCAAAATTCGAAACTGGGAATTTGAGTCatgtataaataatattataattttttgctGTTGGCGGGATTTGAACCTGAGAACATGAGTTGTGTGCAAATAATACTAGCATAATAGCCCTTGCGAGGCACGGGCCATTTCTAGCATAATGTGAGCAATACCTCTGTTTTATATGGTCGCCATAATACCTAGTGAGGTATGATTAGTTTGCTTCAGCAGTTTGTTTCGGAATATAAAATTTGTTACTTCTTCATGGTTAAAAAATTTTAGGCTACCGGCTTGCATTGCAAAAGTTATGTTGAGACGCATCAGTAATGCAAGAAATCTTTAGACTTTAATAATTATGAATTTGAACTCATTATAGTTTTTTATTAAGCGTCTCTTTAACTGTGTCTCCTCTCAGAAAGTCGGGTGGGGAACTGCATCTCTAACCGGAGCAAAAAGGCGTCTTCAAGCCAATGCTCTTCTACACTTCTCCAACGAGCGATTTGTTCTTTTGTCTAAGAGTTGTATACCAGTTTACAACTTCCCAACTGTCTACAGGTACCTCATTGGATCCGAACAGAGTTTTGTGCAGTCATTCGATGATCCCTCCCGCTATGGGTGTGGGCGTTACAGCTCCAAAATGCAGCCTGATATTCAGCTTGAGGACTGGCGGAAAGGGTCTCAATGGTTTGAAATTAACCATGATCTTGATACAAAAGTTGTGTCGGATACAAAGTACTACGCACTGTTCAAGAAGTATTGTCTGCTTGCTTGTTATCCAGATGAACACTACCTGCCAACTTATGTTCACATGTTTTACGGAACTTGTAATTCGAAACGATCAGTGACATATGTTGATTGGACATTAGGAGGACCACACCCTGCAACATTTACAGCAGAAAATATTACGAAAACTTTCATGAAATATATAAGGAATAGTGGGTTGCTTTGTGAATATAATGGGGATTGGACTCCTCTTTGTCATGTTTTTGCTAGAAAATTTGCTCCTCGTGCATTGAACCCCTTACTTAACCTCACCTCAACTGTGTTGGGATTTCAAGAATTATGATTCTTTTCAAATCGTATGAATATATATAAAGTTCTTCAGGCAGACCTTTTTCACTTGATATGTTCACTACAATTACAGCCGTTAGGTTCATGGTTAATGAGTCCGGTTAACGTAAATTGAAACCTCAATCCCATTAATTATAGTGTTTGGATTAGTAATTTTGATATATCAAATGGGAAGCTCAGTCGCTCAATGTGGGTAAATCATACCTTCACCAACCCTTAGGATTCGATATTATTCCCAATCTTATTTACCTCATTCACATATTCAATTCCGATTCCATGCCACAATCCAAATGCCCCCATAGAATATAGGAAAGTAGTAATGAAATGCAGTATTTTTCAAATATCCCGAGTCCTGGAAACTGGCCGAACACTAGTAAATGCTTCCAGATAAAAGTACTGGCAGTAAGTTGGTGGAACTTACAATATAGAAGTCTTTGATTAATAGAAATCTTAAAGTTTCTCTTTTAAATATCTTCATATGAGAACTTTTGTTTAGAACTATTTCATAACCTTCCTTGAACTAGTGATCTACCCTTCATTCAAATATAGCAATAAGTGGGGGTATCAGGCAAGAGGAATACATTGTCAATATTAAATTTTTTGGATAACAAGCGAAATTAAAAAGAGTTGATCTAAAAAAAGGATTATCTTCAcgtttgaaaattaaaaaatgcgCAAACAGAATAAGCAtcacactacgccatagatggcatGATATAATGCATTTCTACTGTTACAATAGGCCCGAAAAGAATTACAATAGACCTATTGTAACAGTAAGGGGCGTTGTACTTGCAAGCATTACATCAGGTCCCATATTGTAACACTTTGGCTACCTATTATAACATGACTAAAAGTATTACAATAGGCCCCTATGCATTGCCAATTTTAACATTTTATAGATGTTACATTAGGTTGGAATTATTTTGCAAAAGTGGGTCCCAATGTGGGTCCCCACATAGTATAATGTAACACTCTGCTTGTGTAATGTAACAGTGGTGCATTTTTATTATGCAATAGTAGGTTTCATTAATGTAACCCTACAATATATAAGGAAATTATACCACAATATGAAAATGTAAAagttaattttatataatttgaGATACATCCTCTGTTTAGAGGACAATTCGTGTACCAGATATGCTCTGTTAAACAAGAGTCCTAATACAAACAAATACCAAACTAATAAATTACATTTTGTGAAGCTAAATACATCAATTCTTGAATGAACAAACATGTTAAAAACTCTTGAGCAATGCACCGGACGAGCGGACTATAAGTTTCAGCTAAGACTTCACTCATAAGGCGTTGAAGAACCTACACGaatatataattttatgataGTGTGATATAAAAAATTATGAGAAATATTTTATATGAGAATCGTTAATATATATATTGATTTACTTGTACCTGTATAGAAAGCTTTTCGAAACATGTATTTTCTTTTTGATGAAAACCCAGCCCCTGTAAAATTACTATCACCATTAGTAACAATGCTGcttaagtaattaaaaatcagactACTTAATATTGAAGATTTTTCAATAGGGTAATTACATACTTAAAAATGTACTTATTCCAGCCTAGTcatgattttagaaaaaataCACAATTATTCTAAATAATTAATAAGGGTGGATAAACCTGGATTGCTCACCACAACCCAGCGATGCTGATAATATAATTTACTATATATGGCTAAGTCATATATATCTGAGCTTATTTTCTTGTTCGCGATCGGTTCGTTTAAGAAAACGAGCTGAGCCGAGCCGAGTTCACTTAAACGATACATGTACACTCTCCATAAATAGAATTACTATTTATTATTGCTCAAAGAAAAGAtgcactaaattcactttaaCATTCAGCTTGCAATATGGGTAAAAGAAACAAATTTCTGCTAGCACCGGCAATTTATGGAAAAGCAAACAATACATCATGTCATGATGACTTGGAATAACAATTGTAAACTTCAATCCACTTCCTTTTTGCTAAGGAACCTTAATCCACTTAAATACCTCAGATAGGCAAAAATTATTTATAGTAAACACAGACTCCTCGTAACAATGACAAAGCTATCTCATACATTTATAACCATCCTGACAAGGGCCAACAATAGTTTCGTGTTGCAGCATAATTTGTGCTTTAGTTGTTTAATGAAACACATTCCCATACCTTTGGTAGAATATTAAAACTATACTCGGCCATCTCAAGGACGTACCTTATGTCTGACTCTTCTTATGCTTTGCTTGACATGTTCCCAAGATTTTCTTGCCAATCTAGTAACTTTCTTATCAGAAGTAATGTCTTATTAGTTAGTCAACTGCATCACATACTGAATTAACATTAAGCAAATGTTAGAGAATGAATATCATTTACCTGCTTTTCCTTGGTGGATCTAGTGAAAAATACAAATGATTAAATTAGTGAACTGGCACATTAAAGCGATTGTTATTTTAATATAGCTTGAGCACTAAGATC is a window from the Apium graveolens cultivar Ventura chromosome 1, ASM990537v1, whole genome shotgun sequence genome containing:
- the LOC141707237 gene encoding glycosyltransferase BC10-like, whose translation is MEKAFELAEFKDERKAQYVNYYLKDEASFWWKSSKALLEGNDLSWEKFTEMFLEKYLPTYMQDQLEMKFLDLKQEDTSVAEYEKVGWGTASLTGAKRRLQANALLHFSNERFVLLSKSCIPVYNFPTVYRYLIGSEQSFVQSFDDPSRYGCGRYSSKMQPDIQLEDWRKGSQWFEINHDLDTKVVSDTKYYALFKKYCLLACYPDEHYLPTYVHMFYGTCNSKRSVTYVDWTLGGPHPATFTAENITKTFMKYIRNSGLLCEYNGDWTPLCHVFARKFAPRALNPLLNLTSTVLGFQEL